The following are encoded in a window of Pelecanus crispus isolate bPelCri1 chromosome 6, bPelCri1.pri, whole genome shotgun sequence genomic DNA:
- the SIVA1 gene encoding apoptosis regulatory protein Siva — translation MPKRCCPFGEGAPLQLKTRVGLRELSRGVRGEEYRREVFERTRRLLFRGAQAYMEGACPAAARSPGPGGEAQDGSAGRRWSGQLLIGHDGKLLRRPAATEKVPPVGASKACSSCVRTADIKEACTQCDQFVCQNCSRLCSCCNTVTCSLCSTIDYGDVGEQVLCNGCSIFQV, via the exons ATGCCGAAGCGCTGCTGCCCCTTCGGGGAGGGGGCCCCGCTCCAGCTGAAAACACGCGTGGGGCTGCGGGAGCTGAGCCGCGGCGTGCGGGGCGAGGAGTACCGCCGGGAGGTCTTCG AGAGAACCCGGCGGCTGCTCTTCAGGGGCGCCCAGGCGTACATGGAGGgcgcctgccccgccgccgcccgctcgccggggccgggcggggaggcCCAGGACGGCAGCGCCGGGCGCCGCTGGAGCGGGCAGCTGCTCATCGGCCACGACGGGAAGCTGCTGAGGCGGCCCGCCGCCACGGAGAAGG TTCCACCCGTGGGAGCTTCCAAAGCCTGCTCGTCGTGTGTAAGAACGGCCGATATCAAGGAAGCATGTACGCAGTGTGACCAGTTCGTCTGCCAGAACtgcagcaggctctgcagctgctgtaacACAGTTACCTGTTCTTTGTGCTCCACTATTGA tTATGGTGATGTGGGAGAGCAAGTTCTCTGCAATGGTTGTTCAATATTTCAAGTCTGA